CAACGGTAAGCTAGGACAAGTTTTAGCATCTACAATGTCTACGAAGTTTTTCCACGGTGAAAGCAGCCTTTCGCTGCTGCTAAGAACTGCATACGTTGCTTTGTCTTGCCACATTATGCATACTTTAAGTGGGAGTTGAAATTCCTGAGCCACCTTGAATGCAGCCTGAGCTAGTTGATACGATTCTTCGATTGCGGATATAATAAGAAGGAATTCGACATTGTTTGCAGTTACAAGGTCCAGGGTAGAGCAGGTTTCCTGACAAAATCGAGATGAAATCATGAGTTTTGCCTAAAAACCATCACAGGCACAGTTTTAGAGAAGGTGGCATGGCATACCTCTTTTGAATGTGACAATAACTGAATGTTCATATGGGGCAGCCGTGATCCAGGATCCGAGGATGGAACGTAGTCCCGCCTCCGTCCAGTTGGCTTTTCTTGCGTGCTTGAAAAACTCTCACCATCGGAAACTAGTGCCCCTTTATAATACCTAAGGTAAAATCTCATGGTTAGACAAATCATCACGGAGTACCCATTGGGGCACGCACACAAGCACTAAATCGCGTAAACTTTCGAGTCATTGTGCTTAGAAGCAATTAGAATGAATGACAGTACCTGAACCCTAGGTCTTCAGCAGGAAACTGGAGTTCCAGGCTTTTTCCTTCTTCAAAGATCTCTCTTAGTTTTGAAAGCCTTGTAGATCCAAGTGGGTTGCTTTCATTTAGAATAAAACCAGAGAGCTGCATATGGCCTATGCTAAATATTCCATTGAAAATCGCCCTTTGCAGATCAGACGGTAAGATGGAACCAAGTTTTTGATTTATGGTACGATGTACTGCGAATTGAGAAACGGTGCAGGTACCTGATGAGTTACAATAACAGTTGAGGAAGTTCATTTCATAATTGTAGATGCATTACCTGAAGTAGCAATACTTGGATCAAGACCAAGAGCAGCAGGAACTTCCATTGCTGCTTTAAAATTTTGGACACTTAGTTCAGTGTTAAAGAGAGCAATCTGACAAGTACCAAAGCGTAACAGTTTTGTAAGATTTTTGCTCTGGAAATGCTGATTAGCACAATTACACACATGAATATACAATACCTGCCTACGCTCTGTTTCATAAGTCGAAAGAATTGATGGTGGCGCTATTCCCCTGAGTACAGAAGCCAACTTCCAGGCAAGATTATGAGAATCCTGAATTCCGGTATTCATTCCTGAAAAATATAGCAAAAGGTCTTGGATTTAATAACTGGTCTTTTGATAGTTTTCAGTAATTAGCCAAAGGTATCAATTTTAGTATAATATCCGAAGATTCATACCAAAGCCGCCAGCAGGGGGGAAGCGATGAGCAGCGTCACCAGCGAGTATTACCCTGTTGTTACTAGCTAAGAATGCCTGAGCAACTTCGGCATGCATTACCCAAGGCTTTACATCCAGGACATTGGTGTCTGCAAGCTCTCGACCAACCAAACTGAAAATTATTTTCTCACACATCTACAATACAAAGAATTCAGAACAGCTGATTTATCATGATTAATTTTCTGGCTCTTAACAGCACAACAATACCTAGCCACCATATTCCTAGCAAATACTATATTTAAATCTTATAACGAAACTCAAGCTATACGGGTGAAGAAATGGATATAGAGATAGGGAGTTACCCTCGAGCTGAAATCATCAAACCTTTGTTGGGGAGGATAAAAAGGTACCTGCATAACATAATATGCCAGAAATCTAAGTTACTGGTGTCATATCAGCACAAGATAATCCatacacacaaaacaaaagcCGGGTTGGAATATACAGCACCTGCAGCACAAATTCTCCTTGCATCAGGTCATGAGCAACAAGAACACCGATGGCTTCAGTGTTGAATATAAAAAACAGCATGCCTGGTCTTTCATTCATTAAATACTGTCCAAGGTCCTGACTAGTAAAATGTATGCTGATAAGTTTTTGCAGATCATGTTCGCCACTCATGCCGATTCCAACTAGTTTTCTTACTGTACTACTTGCACCATCTGTGCCGATAAGAAAATCACAGTGGAACTTTTTTTCTGCACGCTTTCCTGCCCTTGTTATAGAAGCGGTCACGGTTACACCATTTTCAGTGGTGTTGATGGAAGTGCATTCATGCCCCAAGAGTATTTGCTGCTCTGCAAGCTTTACGTCGTCAGAGTTGAGCAAGCCATCGCTCTTGACATGAAACCCTATGTGCTTGAGCTGTTCAATTAGCAACCTTGTGAGTTTATACTGAGAAAAGTGGGCAACAGAAACTGGACTCACAATCTTGTCAAAATCTGCATACAACAGAGCTTGTGAACATGATAAGAATTTTTAAAACTGCTAATAGACACTCCATGGTGTTTTTAGGTTCATTTGAGTTATCGTCAGAAGAAAAAAGGAAGCTAATTAGGAAAGGAATGAGAGAAACGAAGATTGTTGATATGCAATTCCAAATCCCTTGAGGGAAAAGAATGGTCTGACAGAAAATATACATGTTAGGTGATAGAGCTCATCAAATAAGTACTAGCTATGAGTCCTACTCCTTCCATTCAACATGAATCTCAACAGCCAATTCAAAGAACAAGATTTTTCTCGATATTCAAGAGCTGCAGAAATGAAGAAATCACCTTTAGGTTGCATATGGTCAACTGAACCAAGAACTTGGCCGGTGAGCGAAGTGCAGTATACAAACTTCCTCCATAAGTCTACAGGCGGTTGATGCCTCAAAATCTCATCAGCCAGTCCATTTAATTTGCGAAACACCTGGCACGAATTATCCACTTCAATACAAAAGGCCTCAATATCTCAAAATTAACCCAAAAAAGGGGATGCAAAAAAACCTCCATGGATCGATTGTTAATAAAATGAGCTTGAGGGTGCCTTGAGAAACCACAACTTTTCTCCAAAACTGCACATTTAACCCCTGCCAGCCAAACaccattataatttataaatagcCTCAAATTTGACATCAAAGCAAAACCTATAACTCAATTAGTTAGCCAGGAAAAAAACAATACTACAAATGAAcagataaaaattgaaaattggcATATATACAGGTCACAAAATGCAACTGAGCCTCATCATATATGAAAATCAAACAAGTCCAATAACTACAGGCACAAAcgaaaaaaaaacttttcaaaaaagaaaagaaatagaaaaatcgGAGATGTGAGTAGGGAAATTGAACCTAATTTAGTGAGGAGAATGGAGAGAACAAGGCCAACTGGTCCTGCGCCGACGATCAAGACCGGCAATCGTGAATCGCGGCCGTCAATTCCGTCGGAAGAGGTTGACGAATCTCTGCGCAGATTATAGGAGGAGCATAGAACGGCATTGCTATGTAATCTGGTGCGGTAGAATCCATGGAATCTCCTCGTGAGCCTTAGAGCTGCCATTGCAGCAGCCACTGAGCCAATTCTACTTCGGTTTCGCTAATTCTTCAATCGAAACTCTAAATTCCAACAATTCTAGTAAGATTCACTAAGCTCTGATTCAAATGTAGCGATCCTGATTATTTCTGTTGCGCGATAATACAGCTTGGGATTTATGCTAAAACCTTCATGATTCTTAAGATTTAAAGAACTCGAAATAGGTAGGAGAACTCATGGATTGAATTATGCCATGTCTAATATTAGGTCATCCATGATGGGACGGATgtcaaaaacacctcatgccacgttaTAACGACATCCTACTACACAATGGGGACATCCCCAAGAatatcccgacggacatccacaaaaaacaataaaaaatcgggacgtccgtcgtgtcaacgCAATGGTGGACGTCCCGGAAAGCCGCAGAACTCCgatgtccgcagcggacgtccgtatccgtatgcatgctgcctaatagcggacgtccgccgggacatccgctattgtggatgctcttacacttACACCGTGTTTCATTTGATCTCAAAAGTGCTAACTTTTATTCCGTGTCATGTGTTAAGAAAGTATTGGGTCGTCGCACAAAGTCCATGCGGGTTAATCGGACCGGATTCGAGTCTAGTGACGGGTGGTGGAGGTGGGGTTGAGGAGGGTGACCTGACCCACCGTCACCTTATAGGTACTTTCATAAAACTCCATTAATCGGTTCAACAACTCATATCAATTCCACTTTCGATCTCACCATAGTTTTATTGTTGTGCCAACCATTCTCGTTTATGCTATTGGTTagtatatttatttgtgtattagGGGACGATATGTCAACAACAAACCCGAATTTATTAGGATGCTGATTTAGGCTTCTCTATTACATTTAGAAACACAAATAAGTAATACTGTTGTTTTACATgcttaaaaatttcataaattatagtaattcgagatatgtgatttttttcaaTCAATTGGGATTTATCGTcttgttttcattttctttgcCACCTTTATTTTCGTTGCATCCGGattcaaatttttaatataCACGTAATATAAAAGAGGGTCTCATTGGGGGCCATCCAATATTCATACTGACTTATCTAAAGTACAGTTTTGGGCTGAAATGCTGAAACTAGGGCCCTTACCAGATGGGCTGGAAGAATGTTTTAGGCCCAACCAGTAACTAAGAAGTCATTTTTGGCAGCCACACATCcatagtatttaatttaatttaatttgaaaagcATTTTATACAAAAATTCATGTTTCTAtgtaatactccatccatcctacTACAAGtgataatttaatttgaaaatcaTTTTATACAAAAATTCACGTTTCTATATAATAAGTAACATGCAAATCACATCATATGCAATAGCAAATCGGATTATCCGTTACATGTAGATCATAGTTAAACATGAGTAGTACTAAATAAATTCTCTGTTAATTGTGTCCTtacaaaatactactactactaatcatatcctttttatttatgatttcttCTTCAATATTTCGATAGTTCCAATGCCCAACATGGAATAAAACTCCTAAAAATCCTCAATATCAAGATATtcaaatattttagtttatcttTCATGATCTTTTTCATCTTATAATTATGTTCCAGAAAGTAGATGAAAGTATTGATGATGATTGAGACTCGTAACAATTTTCACCAATGTTGGACTAAAATACAATAACTTTGTTGGGTGTTCAAATATATGaagatatagtagtagtattaattgaGGAAAGGGTAAAAGTTGTATAGATATACCTAGGCCACAGGTGATATGTTGGATTTTGCCTTTTAGGAGTTAGATGGTGTAGTGTGAGGCTCCTACTAGAAATAGTTGGATTTTGCCTTTTAGGGGATGTAAGGATGttctcattttttaattttagagcTAGGAAAAGAAATATAAGAGCCTCAAGGAAAAATATATCTTGGTGTGATGGATCTAGGTTAAGGTGAACAAGTCTTCCCTCATGCCCATACTATCATCATTTTACTATACAAGATAAAGAAATTTCAAACTTAAGAAATTTGTTCATCAACAGTTAATAGTACGTAGAAATACTGGTGTATCAaaggtagggatgtcaatgtaacccgaacccgcgggccggctcgaataacccgataaaaatacagggttagggttgtaatttcgcagcccgaatttaaaatcgggccattcgagctgacccgttcgggttgtcgggttgtcgggctgacccattcgggttacgggtcggcccgtcgggttgaaggcttctgcacaacgagcagtttttgtaacggtcataactttctctacaaagctccgattgaggcgtgcaatatatccacgcgaagctctttcgaagacgaagagaatgatatatattagaggtttatcagacatcaaaatcgcgagaaacattgactcaaacaaggctgctgcacatccacatattttgtgtacattttctaatcaattttctatcatttctcaataaacatgtaaacataccaaaatatagaaatataatcaaaatcacccaagacaaccctctaaaaccatgcaaaatccaaatacgccaaccgactatataagattacgaaaaaaatcactatgtggttcatggattcataaatactcgtatataaaagctttcttttagtatatttccaatataatagtgcaaagtgttttgacgccgcttcgtcattgaattatgcgtactttgatgattcttaaaacaaagataaattattatttgacttatttacagctggaataaattaaatttgaccaatcataattcaagaaaacttagagttactccaattagctagcatcttgataattcactctttaacaattcaaaatatttttgttacatctacgatgcacctctcacgttatgaaaattttatttaattttctacgaattgatttatgtttgaattttgaaacaaagtgttgatttatgttttaaatacataaacataaacatactattgatagatattttgtaaataattatgtaatgaataagttatttaaatttaaataacttaatcttttttaaaatattaaagaaaattaaaaatatgtatttcatggttgaacgattaattaaaaatatgtatataaatagagaaaatttaaaatacgtattattttttgaaaatattaaaagaattaaaaatacgcattggcccgaataacccggtgggttagcccgaaacccgaagggttagggttagggtcgaacttttataacccgaatagcccgtacacgaatggcccgacaacccgaacgggttggccagAACCCGAACgagttggcccgattgacatccctaatcaaAGGCTGAGGCTAACATGGAGGGTTGTCAGGTTTTGACTAtaagttttgatttttgaatcgTAACATGTGCATTTTGGATTAATCGGAATCAACATATCGGTTCTACTGGTCCAGTTTCAATTTTAACAATTTTGAACTGTGAACCGAAATTTAATCGGTGGTCTCCATCTAATATCAAGAATTAACGATTTTGgcaaaatatcgaaaaatagtcaaaaatcggcccaAAATATTGGTTTTTAGTTCAAACCCAAAATTACATATAGGACTTTTTGATCTAGTTATAGTTCCACTTccatcaaaataaaaaacaatggCCAGCAACCCTACTAGCATGTAATAATGAAGCAAGCCATTACAAGTATACGAAGAGTCATAGTCTATTCATGTCAATGGCAGATCTAAGAAGATGAATTCGTAAAGTTGAATTAGTGAATAAAACTGTAATTGACACCAGAAGTCAAAATGCAAATGTCAAATGAATAACAAAGTCAACTTCAAATCCAAAAATTTGGGGCAGAATTATCACCATCAGACTAGCGCAATTCTAAAACCGAATTTAATGGAGTTTACGTCTTATAAATAGACGAGGGATGAGTCGATCGACCGGACCCTACTATAGATACAATACAACGGAACAATGGCTTTCACAAGTACCACTCATTTctaataagagcatctccaatgcacggatgtccccctcggacatccactaggacttcccgaaAACACCTCATGTCACGTCACTAcgacttctcatcccactgccacgtcactaggacttcccgtgCACAATCCGTcattcccatcgcccttcccactaggacttcctgcaataaaaaaatcacaaattcacaaataaagcaatttacgtttacggaaataaaattgcaacacgaatacgaacgggaaaaattaacaacttcattaaaaaaaattaatatcggacatccgcccgcccgtcgccctgACGttcgaggacatccgacgtccttacgggacgtccgtatctgAGTTGCTTcgttacaatggcggacgtcccgatcgCCCGTCGCAGATGTCCGAccagacgtccgccattggagatgctatAAGATAGTGTAGCATCCATTGATGCTCGTGCCATCTCTCTCCAATCTTTTTGCTCTGAAAATTTCAAACTCCCATCACTCtcaactttttactttttttgaGATAGAGAATATACTTTAATGCATGTGAGTAACGTCTTTACTCTTGGAGTTATCACTAATTACATTATTATATGctgtaaaataaattaatgtggAGCCTAACATGAATCAAACATTGAAGTTAATGCATTGTTTGGATGCTAATGGAAAATGCACGTGCCACCCTCACTAGTGCCATTATATTAGGGAATGcaataaaatataacaaaagaTTTTTAgttcgaaaaaaaataaaaaaaataaaggacaTATATAATGCCAAGATGTGGGACTCATCATTCTATTAATATATCCAAAATTGTACCACTCGTCCACTCCAATTAATGTAAATATTTGTGCCCATCCATCCCATGTGAAATATctcagaaattaattaatatcccAAAAATGGCCCCTTTAATCTGACATACTAATTTACCATATATTCTGAAAACTCACATGtcattcttgattttttttggtGCTCAATCTCACTTATCATTGCAATTTAATCAATCTTGATTATGTTTTTCATTTCTTGAACTTTATATTTCAAATAGCAAATTGTCTGAAAACGTGAAATTTGATCACCGTCCAGTAACTTCCAAAATTGATCATAAAGATCATAAAGTTAAAATTTATTGTCAATTACCTAACACCAATATTTTTTGGTGAAACTGTACGTGATATAGAAACCGAGAAATGATGTGTGAACATTAATATCGCCGATGTATTACACGATTTCGTCTACTCATAAAGAAAACAACACCCTTTGGTTCAGGATAACATCAAGAATATATATTACTACGTGTAATATAATTGAAAACCAATTcaatattcataattttttctcGACTAGTTTTCAAAGTTGTAGCACAAAGTGTTACACAAATATGGGCGGTTATTTGTTTTTTCTCACAAGTCACAATCAATTTAGAGATGTGTTGGGcttctattaaaaaaaatatacatatatattcctCAAAAGGCAGTGCTTGCCTCGCTACAATaactaaaacaaataatttCTCCGTCTCGTATTTATAGTTCATTTTAAGAATTTAGAATTTATTCAACTTTATaaagaaaattgagaaaagAAGTTAATGTGATCCCACCTTTATagaaacaattatataaaaaataaatgagattagtattaatttaagaaCGTACTACAAAAATAGTCAAATGGGATATTCTACATGGACGGTGTCAAAGGATTACTTAATTTTCCTAACATCATTTCAATTTTGATAATCACTCAAAAGAATCTCATTTAAAAGTGGAAACgcatttgaattttttggtattGAGTCTTGATAATGTGAAAGAAatgtaaatataattatttacgAGTTGATGGCGACACTGAGACCTCTTCCCAAGATTCCAAAGTTGTACAACAATCTATGCATTTTTTACTGCTTTTTGCCTGGTATCCTTTTTACTACCTCACCATGCAATAAAATACTTATGcaaatatcattaaaataatgcTAGTTTTCATAAACTAGTCGGTCCATCTCTACCTTCATTCTCTGCACCATTTGATTGTGCTCACTCCTTCAAGCAGAAATTAAATGTATGTGCTTTTCCTAAACTGATTTTGGGAGAATATTAATGTTCATTTTTATGCTTTCTTAGATGCTTTGTGGAGTAATTAGTTGTGAATAATGTGATTATATTtactcaaaacaaaaaaaatgaatctTTACTTTGTTTTTGTGCATTTGAGATTGTAAGAGCTGAGCCATGTGCCTTGATTGGGTGTGTTTATGATTTCAGATTTATCTTTCAAGTTGGGGTTTGATTTTACATCAATCTTGAAATTTCTTTGAGTTGCTTTAAGTTTGAGTTTGCATAAATCTTGAAatttctgtgtgtgtgtgtgaagtaGTTATGAATAATGTGATTatattttctcaaaaataaaaataaaaattgaatctttactGTGTTTTTGTGCATTTGAGTTTAAAGAGTTGAGCTATGTGccttcattttcattttggtgTGTTATGATTCCAGATTTATTTTTCAagttggtatttttttaatagattGTTGTCTTGTATTTTGGCAAGGATTTTTGTCTGACTGGATTATCAAGTTAGTAATTTTCGCAGGTGTGATGTGAAGTAATTAGCTGTGAATAATGTGATTATTTTTACTcataacagaaaaaaaaattgaatctttactCTCTGTTGTTGTGCATTTGAGATTGAACGAGTTGTGCTATCTGTGTGCcttgattttggtgttttatGTTTTCATCTTTCAAGTTGGTATTTTTTATAATGGGTTATTGTCTATTTTTGCTTGTTATTTACTCAAAACACATTGCAGATATTCATCCTGAGATCTGGATCGTTTTCTTGAACTTGTCATCATGGAAATGGGGTTTTATTTTACATAAATCTTGAAATTGCCATCAACTTGGTATTTTTATCATATGTGTGAAGTAAGTAGTAGTTATTAGTAATGTGCTTATATTTActcaaccccccccccccaaaaaaaaattgaatctttgcTGTGTTGTTGTGCATTTGAGATTGAAAGAGTGAGCTCTGTGCCTTGTTTTTGGTGTGTTATGATTTCAAATTTATCTTTCAAATTGGCATTTTTGTAATGGAGTTTTGTGTGATTGGATTGTTGTTTACTCAAACCCAccaaaaattcaatctttactGCATTTGAGATTAAAAGAGATGTGTTATTCAAATTTATCTTTCAAGTTGGTATTTTTCTAATGGATTGTTGTCTATTTTTGCTTAATTTTTGGCATGAATTTTGGTCTCTAATTGGATTGTTGTTTGCTCGAAACACAGTGCAGATATTCATCCTGATTTCTGGTTCACTTTCTTGAAAAACATGAAAGATTTTCGGGGGATTTAAGATTGAGAGAGAGGTGTAAGAAGTAAGTGATGAGATCCATAGAGGATAAAGGGTGCTTGACACAAGAAGCTGCAGCTGGTGGTGCTAGTTGTATGAGCTTCGAGTTCAAGAGCAACGGCCTCACACTCACTCGTAGTGCTTCCCACCATCATCGAACGTCCTTAGGAAAACCCACTCCATCGAAATGGGACGACGCCCAGAAGTGGCTCGTCAATCTCTCCAGAGGGGAGAAGAATCCCACCAAGGCCTCTCCCCGGAACTCCAATGCCGATGACCGGAGACTGATAGCCCCTCCCGTTCCCAAGAAGGACTACCCGAGTGAGGATGAGGAGGACGAGGAGGGGGCGAATGCCTCGAGTGGCGTTGATCAGTTTGATGTGGAGACGAAGAATGTGGACTGTGATGAGTCTGTGTGGAGGATCAATAGGCCAGCTAGTAGTTGCAAATCGGTCGTTAGGTCGATTTGTGTGAGGGATATGGGGACCGAGATGACGCCAATGGCGAGCCAGGAGCCGTCTAGGACAGCCACCCCGATCAGGGCCACCACCCCGGCTGCAAGAAGCCCTGTTTCTTCAGGGACCTCGACTCCAGCCAGGGGCCAGAATGGGGCAATGACGGTTGAGAATGGCCAGCCCGTTGCATCTCCCGTTGACCGGAGAGGAGAAGGCCTTGATGGCGTGGACGTGCTGGAAAATAAAACGGATGATCAGTCTAGTAAGACGAATCCTCTGGAAACCCGAGCAGTGGCTTGGGATGAGGCCGAGCGTGCCAAATACATGGCAAGGTAGATAaaaagtactctctccgtcctttAAAAGtagcaactatttccattttagtccgtctttTAATATTATGCACTTTCTACTTTAGggaactttttttctctctaatgaggtgcgttaaaactcgtgtcatttcaaaAGTTGTTTTTAAAAGACAAATGGAGTAGAAATTTTGAGCTTGTTTGATCCTTGAAATGTATTGTCAATCTGATATACTTTACCCGAAGTAGACGACTTGCTCATTTTCCAATGTTCGTGGTGTATAGGTTTAAACGGGAAGAAGTGAAGATTCAAGCATGGGAAAATCATCAGAAGAGGAAAGCCGAAATGCAGATGAGGAAAGTCGAGGTAACATCCTCTCCAATTGTTCGTGTTCCTTTTACGTTCTTGTAGTTTAGTGTCTAACGAATTGGCAAACTTCGTCTTTAGGTGAAAGCCGAGAGGCTGAAGTCTCGAGCACAGGAGAAGTGCACAAACAAGTTGGCAGCAACTCGAAGGATAGCGGAGGAGAAACGTGCCAATGCTGAGGCAGATTTGAACGAGAAGGCAGTGAAGACTTCTCAACGGGCGGACTACATAAGGAGGACGGGACATCTCCCATCTTCATTCTCGTTCACGTTCAAGCTGCCTTCATTGTGCTGGTAGCACAAGTCACCATTTGTATGTACATGGCACTATAAGAAGTGTACTTAATACTATAAAACTCTGTTTTCTATGGATATTGCACCAAGTTCAATATGTGTTGGTTTGATGTATGATTTttctttgcttttttttttgcaatttcaGTGTTTGGTGGTTTAGTTCAATTTCAGTATTACTAGTAGCACAATGTGATATGCATAGATTAAGAAATTTTTAAACATTGATTTTAGATTGTAAATTAATTAACCGAAATTAGAAACAATATCATTATATAAAATTGTAAACACTTGTCTGTCTGTGTAGGTCGTTGATCTGAAATGGGTCGGTTCTGCTTCCATAAGTGACGGCAAGGCCCTCCCATAGGTCCATTGTTGTCGCATACTGTGATACCTCATTCACAAGATCGGGACTGATGTTGTTGACTATCCAACTGAAGATGCAATGATCGCGTTGTTGCCATTGCTGATACGAGGGGTTAGATCGAAGAGGGGGATTTGACAATCCGTCAATGTGAGACGTCAATCCTTTCCCTTCGATTGCCTTATCGATCATATTAGCCCATAGTGGATAGTTTTCTCCATCTAGTTTGGGCGTGAGGGTAATGTCGCCCAATGATTCAGGGCTATGGGGCTTCGTTTCTGCGGTTGGATTTTTTGGCAAGGCAGAAATTCTGCGAATTGCGCGGCTAGTTCTGGAGGGAACATCGGCGAGCTTTTGCTCGATGTCTCCATGGTAGGTTTTTCAGAATCGGTATACTCTGAATCTGACATGGTTTTGGTTTGTGCAGATACAGGAAGCCGAGAAAGGTTATGGATAATGATGATTTTGTTCTGAGTCCTCACCCGCTCATGATACCATAATGAAAAAGAGAGATTAGGGTAATTCTTGTATATTGATTGTAATCGATTCTTCCCTGGTTATAGAGTGatacaaatttatttttagtaGAGAATAATCTATTATAATGTGTATCAATTACAAATCAATTATCAATTTTCCCTTTTATACTCTTCTCGTCATTtggtatgttttgtttttggtaAGTTTGACacggacctcatattccactaaatcattcatactcacattttattataaaataaaactaatatataaaagtaggactcacattccacttactttttcaactcacttttcattacatttcttaaaactcatatccgatcaaagtgggacaatatttgggggacggagggagtaactaatTTAAAGTCTTAGACACATGGAGCATTAGTTTCTGAATTCGGCATAGCAAAGTTTTATTTTCACGttttaaattgattttgatGATCGATTGATTCAGGCTTAGTCTGTcaaatccataatttaataGCTACTTAAGTTTGACAATTATAAATACATATTGACAACTCGAATTGAAGAttgatttattaaattttgtactaCTACGAATTAATTGAACT
This sequence is a window from Salvia splendens isolate huo1 chromosome 5, SspV2, whole genome shotgun sequence. Protein-coding genes within it:
- the LOC121801847 gene encoding putative polyketide hydroxylase — protein: MAALRLTRRFHGFYRTRLHSNAVLCSSYNLRRDSSTSSDGIDGRDSRLPVLIVGAGPVGLVLSILLTKLGVKCAVLEKSCGFSRHPQAHFINNRSMEVFRKLNGLADEILRHQPPVDLWRKFVYCTSLTGQVLGSVDHMQPKDFDKIVSPVSVAHFSQYKLTRLLIEQLKHIGFHVKSDGLLNSDDVKLAEQQILLGHECTSINTTENGVTVTASITRAGKRAEKKFHCDFLIGTDGASSTVRKLVGIGMSGEHDLQKLISIHFTSQDLGQYLMNERPGMLFFIFNTEAIGVLVAHDLMQGEFVLQVPFYPPQQRFDDFSSRMCEKIIFSLVGRELADTNVLDVKPWVMHAEVAQAFLASNNRVILAGDAAHRFPPAGGFGMNTGIQDSHNLAWKLASVLRGIAPPSILSTYETERRQIALFNTELSVQNFKAAMEVPAALGLDPSIATSVHRTINQKLGSILPSDLQRAIFNGIFSIGHMQLSGFILNESNPLGSTRLSKLREIFEEGKSLELQFPAEDLGFRYYKGALVSDGESFSSTQEKPTGRRRDYVPSSDPGSRLPHMNIQLLSHSKEETCSTLDLVTANNVEFLLIISAIEESYQLAQAAFKVAQEFQLPLKVCIMWQDKATYAVLSSSERLLSPWKNFVDIVDAKTCPSLPLWWDLCQMTNRGAILVRPDEHVAWRIKSGIEGDPVSELKKVFSAILRLDS
- the LOC121802177 gene encoding remorin-like, with translation MRSIEDKGCLTQEAAAGGASCMSFEFKSNGLTLTRSASHHHRTSLGKPTPSKWDDAQKWLVNLSRGEKNPTKASPRNSNADDRRLIAPPVPKKDYPSEDEEDEEGANASSGVDQFDVETKNVDCDESVWRINRPASSCKSVVRSICVRDMGTEMTPMASQEPSRTATPIRATTPAARSPVSSGTSTPARGQNGAMTVENGQPVASPVDRRGEGLDGVDVLENKTDDQSSKTNPLETRAVAWDEAERAKYMARFKREEVKIQAWENHQKRKAEMQMRKVEVKAERLKSRAQEKCTNKLAATRRIAEEKRANAEADLNEKAVKTSQRADYIRRTGHLPSSFSFTFKLPSLCW